ACGGAATATCTTCTTTTCTGTCGCGCAGCGCAGGCACGCGGATAGGTACGGTGTTAAGCCTGTAGTAGAGGTCTTCCCTGAACTTTCCCTGCTGGGTACGTTCGAGGAGATCCCTGTTGGTGGCGGCAATAACGCGTACATCTGTTTTCTGTACTTTGGAAGAACCTACGCGGATATATTCACCGGTTTCCAGTACACGCAGCAGGCGTGCCTGGGTTCCCAGCGGCATTTCGCCGATTTCATCCAGGAATATGGTACCGCCGTTTACAGTTTCAAAGTAACCTTTACGGTTATCTACTGCGCCGGTAAAGGAGCCTTTTTCGTGACCGAAAAGTTCGGAATCGATGGTCCCTTCGGGGATAGCGCCACAGTTCACCGCAATGAACGGGTTATGTTTACGTGCACTTAATGCATGGATGATCTGAGAAAATACTTCCTTACCAACACCGCTTTCTCCATTGATCAACACGGTAAGATCCGTGTTGGCAACCTGTACTGCCACCTGGAGCGCGTAGTTCAGCGCGGGACTGTTACCTATAATGCCAAATCTGTTTTTAATCGCCTGTATATCCATATCTGATTAAGCCTCTTTTGGATTGTTTAAAATACGCTCAGCCTTATACCGCTACACCTTTGAGTGTGCCGCTGGTGCAGCTTTCTACTCTCACCATAACATAATCGCCTTTCTTAAAGTTTTGTCTTGGAAAGACGATCACTTTATTCTGTTCGTTACGGCCGTAGAGGTCATCTTCTGAACGTTTGGAAAAGCCTTCTACCAATACTTTGCAGGTACGGCCAACATCCTGTTGCATGCTTTCGAGCGAGTGCCCGCGGAATAATGCTACTATTTCCGCCAGCCTTCTCTTTTTAACATCTTCCGGGATATCGTCCTGGTAACGGCGTGCGGCCAATGTGCCAGGGCGCTCGGAATAATAGTACATATATGCGAGGTCATAACGGACAAACTCCATCATGGCCATCGTTTCCTGGTGTTCTTCTTCTGTTTCCGTACAGAATCCGGTGATAATATCTGTAGAAATACCGCAGTCAGGCAGGATTTCACGGATACGCTCCACTTTCTTCATATACCACTCACGGGTATACGTACGGTTCATGAGCTGTAATATACGTGTGCTGCCGCTTTGTACCGGCAGGTGTATGTAATTGCAGATGTTCTCATATTTTGCCATCGTGTGGAGTACCTCATCGGTAATATCTTTAGGATGGGAGGTGCTGAAACGTATACGCAGCAAGGGATCTATCTGTGCTACCCTTTCCAGCAACTGTGCAAATGTCACGGTTTCTTCGCCGGAGTCGTTGGTCCAGTAGTAGGAGTCTACGTTCTGGCCAAGCAGTGTTACTTCGCGGTAACCATTATCGAACAGCTCGCGGGCTTCACGGACAATGCTATAGGCATCACGGCTACGCTCACGGCCACGGGTAAACGGTACTACACAGAAAGTACACATGTTGTTACAACCGCGCATAATAGATACAAAGGAAGTAACCCCGTTGTTATCCAGTCTTACCGGGCTGATATCTCCGTAGGTTTCTTCACGGCTCAGCAATACATTCACTGATTTCTGGCCGCCTTCTGCTT
This window of the Chitinophaga sp. Cy-1792 genome carries:
- the miaB gene encoding tRNA (N6-isopentenyl adenosine(37)-C2)-methylthiotransferase MiaB — protein: MLDQITKEHDEARQGEAFSPVANQPNTYNKRFYIESYGCAMNFNDSEIVASILNGEGFGPTRNMEEADLILVNTCSIREKAEQTVRNRLKEYRFHKKRNPGLLIGILGCMAERLKAKLLEEEHLVDLVIGPDAYRSLPALIAEAEGGQKSVNVLLSREETYGDISPVRLDNNGVTSFVSIMRGCNNMCTFCVVPFTRGRERSRDAYSIVREARELFDNGYREVTLLGQNVDSYYWTNDSGEETVTFAQLLERVAQIDPLLRIRFSTSHPKDITDEVLHTMAKYENICNYIHLPVQSGSTRILQLMNRTYTREWYMKKVERIREILPDCGISTDIITGFCTETEEEHQETMAMMEFVRYDLAYMYYYSERPGTLAARRYQDDIPEDVKKRRLAEIVALFRGHSLESMQQDVGRTCKVLVEGFSKRSEDDLYGRNEQNKVIVFPRQNFKKGDYVMVRVESCTSGTLKGVAV